One window from the genome of Clarias gariepinus isolate MV-2021 ecotype Netherlands chromosome 15, CGAR_prim_01v2, whole genome shotgun sequence encodes:
- the atp11b gene encoding phospholipid-transporting ATPase IF isoform X1 has translation MLRWIRQQLGFDPPHQSDTRTVYIANRFPQHGHYIPQRFADNRIISSKYTIWNFIPKNLFEQFRRIANFYFLIIFLVQLMIDTPTSPVTSGLPLFFVITVTAIKQGYEDWLRHKADNEVNGAPVFVVRSGGLVQTRSKNIRVGDIVRVAKDETFPADLVLLSSDRAEGTCHITTASLDGETNLKTHYAVPETAVSQSVSRLEALQAVVECQQPEPDLYRFVGRITVTQYGEEIVRPLGPENLLLRGARLKNTKEIFGVAVYTGMESKMALNYKCKSQKRSAVEKSMNTFLIIYLSILLFEAVLSTILKYAWQAENKWDEPFYNKKTETERNSSQILKFISDFLAFLVLYNFIIPISLYVTVEMQKFLGSFFIGWDLDLYHEESDQKAQVNTSDLNEELGQVEYVFTDKTGTLTENEMQFRECSINGVKYQEINSKLVPEGMTEDVPDIGSVSRLSREEELFLKAVSLCHTVQISYDQTDGVSDPFSHANGFTPQMEYYASSPDEKALVEATKRMGVAFAGSNGEIMEIKTFGKSEKYKLLHVLEFDANRRRMSVILQAPSGEKVLFTKGAESSVLPYAKSGEIEKTRVHVDEFALKGLRTLVVAYRLFSAEEYKEVERRLHGARTALQQREEKLSEAFNFIEKDLQLLGATGVEDKLQEKVQETIEALRLAGIKVWVLTGDKHETAVSVSLSCGHFHRTMNILELVQQKSDHECAEQLRRLARRIKEDHVIQHGLVVDGASLSLALREHEKLFMEVCKNCSAVLCCRMAPLQKAKVVRLLKTSPEKPITLAIGDGANDVSMIQEAHVGIGIMGKEGRQAVRNSDYAIARFKFLAKLLLVHGHFYYIRIATLVQYFFYKNVCFITPQFLYQFFCLFSQQTLYDSVYLTLYNICFTSLPILVYSLFEQLVHPHILQSKPALYRDISKNSLLSFKTFLYWTILGFCHAFVFFFGCYILMGEDTSLMGNGQMFGNWTFGTLVFTVMVITVTLKLALETHFWTWMNHFVTWGSIAFYFIFSLFYGGIIWPFLHTQDMYFVFVQLMSSGSAWFAIIIIVITCLSPDVIKKVFYRHLQPTSTQKSQCIEPYRGVTCMDSVSCFPEGRGFCGFLERLKRANRSWSDPDPFSSSDRSVLTLSPVEVSHC, from the exons GGTTTTGACCCGCCGCATCAAAGTGACACCAGAACCGTTTACATCGCAAACCGCTTCCCTCAACATGGACATTACATTCCACAGAGGTTTGCGGACAACAGAATCATCTCCTCCAAG TACACCATATGGAACTTCATTCCCAAAAATCTGTTCGAACAGTTCAGAAGGATAGCCAATTTTTACTTCCTCATCATCTTCCTTGTCCAG TTAATGATAGACACACCAACTTCCCCTGTGACAAGTGGACTTCCCTTATTTTTTGTCATCACAGTAACTGCCATTAAACAG ggcTACGAGGACTGGCTGAGACACAAAGCCGATAATGAAGTAAACGGTGCTCCAGTATTTGTGGTGCGCAGTGGCGGTTTGGTGCAGACTCGCTCCAAGAATATACGA GTTGGAGACATAGTGCGAGTAGCAAAAGATGAAACGTTTCCAGCTGATTTGGTGCTTCTGTCTTCAGACCGCGCAGAGGGGACGTGTCACATCACAACAGCCAGTTTAGATGGAGAGACAAATCTGAAG ACTCACTACGCGGTACCGGAGACGGCTGTGTCCCAGTCTGTGTCACGGCTCGAGGCCCTGCAGGCCGTGGTGGAGTGCCAGCAGCCTGAGCCTGATTTATACAG ATTTGTTGGAAGAATCACAGTAACACAATATGGAGAAGAGATTGTCAG ACCTCTAGGACCAGAAAACCTCCTGCTTCGAGGGGCTCGATTGAAAAACACCAAAGAGATCTTTG GTGTGGCTGTGTACACAGGCATGGAGTCCAAGATGGCTCTGAATTACAAGTGCAAGTCCCAGAAGCGCTCAGCAGTAGAGAA ATCGATGAACACATTTCTCATCATCTATTTGAGCATCCTGCTTTTTGAGGCTGTCCTTAGCACCATTTTGAAATACGCCTGGCAAGCAGAGAACAAATGGGACGAGCCATTCTACAACaagaagacagagacagaacGCAACAGCAGCCAG ATTTTGAAGTTCATCTCTGATTTCCTGGCCTTTCTGGTACTGTACAACTTCATTATCCCTATCTCACTGTATGTCACTGTGGAGATGCAGAAGTTTCTGGGTTCCTTCTTTATCGGCTGGGATCTCGACCTCTACCACGAGGAGAGTGACCAAAAAGCCCAGGTCAACACTTCTGACCTCAATGAGGAGCTCgggcag GTGGAGTATGTTTTTACTGACAAGACAGGAACTTTGACCgaaaatgaaatgcagtttCGTGAATGCTCCATTAACGGCGTCAAATACCAAGAGATTAACAGCAAATTGGTCCCCGAGGGAATGACGGAGGACGTCCCGGACATCGGATCTGTTTCTCGCCTG agcAGGGAAGAGGAGCTGTTCCTGAAAGCAGTCTCTCTGTGCCACACAGTTCAGATCAGTTATGATCAGACAGACGGTGTGTCTGATCCTTTCTCACACGCTAATGGATTCACCCCTCAGATGGAGTACTACGCCTCCTCTCCTGATGAGAAAGCCCTCGTGGAAGCCACCAAGAG GATGGGCGTGGCCTTTGCTGGAAGTAATGGAGAAATCATGGAGATCAAAACATTCGGCAAATCAGAAAA GTATAAACTACTTCATGTATTAGAGTTTGATGCAAACCGAAGGCGCATGAGTGTGATATTACAGGCTCCCTCAG GGGAGAAGGTGTTATTCACTAAAGGAGCCGAGTCCTCTGTTCTTCCCTACGCCAAGAGTGGAGAGATCGAGAAGACCAGAGTGCATGTGGACGAATTCGCTCTG AAGGGTCTGAGGACACTTGTGGTGGCCTACAGGCTCTTCAGCGCGGAGGAGTATAAGGAAGTAGAACGGCGGCTCCACGGGGCTAGAACTGCTCTCCAGCAGAGAGAAGAGAAGCTTAGTGAAGCCTTTAACTTTATAGAGAAAGACCTGCAATTGCTCGGAGCCACTGGAGTGGAAGACAA GCTGCAGGAGAAGGTCCAGGAGACGATTGAGGCTCTGCGATTGGCTGGAATTAAAGTATGGGTGCTAACAGGAGATAAACATGAGACAGCGGTCAGTGTTAGTCTGTCCTGCGGCCACTTTCATCGCACTATGAACATCCTGGAGCTTGTGCAGCAGAAATCTGATCATGAGTGTGCAGAGCAGCTACGCAGACTGGCAcgcag gatCAAAGAGGACCATGTAATCCAGCACGGGTTGGTGGTGGATGGTGCAAGTCTCTCTCTGGCTCTGCGTGAACATGAAAAGCtctttatggaagtgtgtaagAACTGCTCTGCTGTGCTCTGCTGCAGGATGGCACCACTGCAGAAAGCCAAG GTGGTGCGCTTGCTGAAGACGTCTCCAGAAAAACCCATTACATTAGCCATCGGTGATGGAGCCAATGATGTCAGTATGATCCAGGAAGCCCATGTAGGGATTG GTATCATGGGAAAAGAAGGAAGACAGGCTGTGCGAAACAGTGACTATGCAATCGCTAGGTTTAAATTCCTCGCCAAGTTATTGCTCGTCCACGGACACTTCTACTACATTCGAATAGCAACGCTCGTGCAGTACTTTTTCTACAAG aaTGTGTGCTTTATCACACCGCAGTTTTTATACCAGTTCTTCTGTCTGTTTTCACAACAA ACGCTGTATGACAGTGTGTATCTCACACTCTACAACATCTGCTTCACCTCCCTCCCCATCCTGGTGTACAGTCTCTTTGAACAGTTGGTTCATCCTCATATTCTACAGAGCAAGCCAGCACTTTACAG AGATATCAGTAAGAACTCGCTGCTGTCCTTCAAAACCTTTTTGTATTGGACCATCCTGGGCTTCTGCCACGCCTTCGTCTTCTTCTTTGGCTGCTACATCCTGATGGGAGAGGACACAAGTCTGATGGGAAATGGGCAG ATGTTTGGAAACTGGACGTTCGGTACGTTGGTGTTCACTGTTATGGTCATTACAGTAACATTAAAG CTGGCGCTAGAGACACACTTCTGGACATGGATGAACCATTTTGTCACGTGGGGCTCCATTGCTTTCTACTTCATATTCTCCTTGTTCTATGGAGGAATTATATG GCCATTCCTTCACACACAGGACATGTATTTTGTCTTCGTCCAGCTGATGTCAAGCGGCTCGGCCTGGTtcgccatcatcatcatcgtcatcacctgcctgtcccctgatgtcataaaaaaagtgttttacagACACCTGCAGCCCACCAGCACACAGAAGTCTCAG tgtATCGAGCCGTACCGAGGCGTTACCTGTATGGACTCAGTGTCTTGTTTCCCAGAAGGCCGTGGTTTCTGTGGCTTTTTGGAGCGACTGAAGCGGGCCAACAG
- the atp11b gene encoding phospholipid-transporting ATPase IF isoform X3 gives MLRWIRQQLGFDPPHQSDTRTVYIANRFPQHGHYIPQRFADNRIISSKYTIWNFIPKNLFEQFRRIANFYFLIIFLVQLMIDTPTSPVTSGLPLFFVITVTAIKQGYEDWLRHKADNEVNGAPVFVVRSGGLVQTRSKNIRVGDIVRVAKDETFPADLVLLSSDRAEGTCHITTASLDGETNLKTHYAVPETAVSQSVSRLEALQAVVECQQPEPDLYRFVGRITVTQYGEEIVRPLGPENLLLRGARLKNTKEIFGVAVYTGMESKMALNYKCKSQKRSAVEKSMNTFLIIYLSILLFEAVLSTILKYAWQAENKWDEPFYNKKTETERNSSQILKFISDFLAFLVLYNFIIPISLYVTVEMQKFLGSFFIGWDLDLYHEESDQKAQVNTSDLNEELGQVEYVFTDKTGTLTENEMQFRECSINGVKYQEINSKLVPEGMTEDVPDIGSVSRLSREEELFLKAVSLCHTVQISYDQTDGVSDPFSHANGFTPQMEYYASSPDEKALVEATKRMGVAFAGSNGEIMEIKTFGKSEKYKLLHVLEFDANRRRMSVILQAPSGEKVLFTKGAESSVLPYAKSGEIEKTRVHVDEFALKGLRTLVVAYRLFSAEEYKEVERRLHGARTALQQREEKLSEAFNFIEKDLQLLGATGVEDKLQEKVQETIEALRLAGIKVWVLTGDKHETAVSVSLSCGHFHRTMNILELVQQKSDHECAEQLRRLARRIKEDHVIQHGLVVDGASLSLALREHEKLFMEVCKNCSAVLCCRMAPLQKAKVVRLLKTSPEKPITLAIGDGANDVSMIQEAHVGIGIMGKEGRQAVRNSDYAIARFKFLAKLLLVHGHFYYIRIATLVQYFFYKNVCFITPQFLYQFFCLFSQQTLYDSVYLTLYNICFTSLPILVYSLFEQLVHPHILQSKPALYRDISKNSLLSFKTFLYWTILGFCHAFVFFFGCYILMGEDTSLMGNGQMFGNWTFGTLVFTVMVITVTLKLALETHFWTWMNHFVTWGSIAFYFIFSLFYGGIIWPFLHTQDMYFVFVQLMSSGSAWFAIIIIVITCLSPDVIKKVFYRHLQPTSTQKSQMEEDKVSVGSEYDSAESRDRGEDNWQLLAASPSSTHHAVPPFP, from the exons GGTTTTGACCCGCCGCATCAAAGTGACACCAGAACCGTTTACATCGCAAACCGCTTCCCTCAACATGGACATTACATTCCACAGAGGTTTGCGGACAACAGAATCATCTCCTCCAAG TACACCATATGGAACTTCATTCCCAAAAATCTGTTCGAACAGTTCAGAAGGATAGCCAATTTTTACTTCCTCATCATCTTCCTTGTCCAG TTAATGATAGACACACCAACTTCCCCTGTGACAAGTGGACTTCCCTTATTTTTTGTCATCACAGTAACTGCCATTAAACAG ggcTACGAGGACTGGCTGAGACACAAAGCCGATAATGAAGTAAACGGTGCTCCAGTATTTGTGGTGCGCAGTGGCGGTTTGGTGCAGACTCGCTCCAAGAATATACGA GTTGGAGACATAGTGCGAGTAGCAAAAGATGAAACGTTTCCAGCTGATTTGGTGCTTCTGTCTTCAGACCGCGCAGAGGGGACGTGTCACATCACAACAGCCAGTTTAGATGGAGAGACAAATCTGAAG ACTCACTACGCGGTACCGGAGACGGCTGTGTCCCAGTCTGTGTCACGGCTCGAGGCCCTGCAGGCCGTGGTGGAGTGCCAGCAGCCTGAGCCTGATTTATACAG ATTTGTTGGAAGAATCACAGTAACACAATATGGAGAAGAGATTGTCAG ACCTCTAGGACCAGAAAACCTCCTGCTTCGAGGGGCTCGATTGAAAAACACCAAAGAGATCTTTG GTGTGGCTGTGTACACAGGCATGGAGTCCAAGATGGCTCTGAATTACAAGTGCAAGTCCCAGAAGCGCTCAGCAGTAGAGAA ATCGATGAACACATTTCTCATCATCTATTTGAGCATCCTGCTTTTTGAGGCTGTCCTTAGCACCATTTTGAAATACGCCTGGCAAGCAGAGAACAAATGGGACGAGCCATTCTACAACaagaagacagagacagaacGCAACAGCAGCCAG ATTTTGAAGTTCATCTCTGATTTCCTGGCCTTTCTGGTACTGTACAACTTCATTATCCCTATCTCACTGTATGTCACTGTGGAGATGCAGAAGTTTCTGGGTTCCTTCTTTATCGGCTGGGATCTCGACCTCTACCACGAGGAGAGTGACCAAAAAGCCCAGGTCAACACTTCTGACCTCAATGAGGAGCTCgggcag GTGGAGTATGTTTTTACTGACAAGACAGGAACTTTGACCgaaaatgaaatgcagtttCGTGAATGCTCCATTAACGGCGTCAAATACCAAGAGATTAACAGCAAATTGGTCCCCGAGGGAATGACGGAGGACGTCCCGGACATCGGATCTGTTTCTCGCCTG agcAGGGAAGAGGAGCTGTTCCTGAAAGCAGTCTCTCTGTGCCACACAGTTCAGATCAGTTATGATCAGACAGACGGTGTGTCTGATCCTTTCTCACACGCTAATGGATTCACCCCTCAGATGGAGTACTACGCCTCCTCTCCTGATGAGAAAGCCCTCGTGGAAGCCACCAAGAG GATGGGCGTGGCCTTTGCTGGAAGTAATGGAGAAATCATGGAGATCAAAACATTCGGCAAATCAGAAAA GTATAAACTACTTCATGTATTAGAGTTTGATGCAAACCGAAGGCGCATGAGTGTGATATTACAGGCTCCCTCAG GGGAGAAGGTGTTATTCACTAAAGGAGCCGAGTCCTCTGTTCTTCCCTACGCCAAGAGTGGAGAGATCGAGAAGACCAGAGTGCATGTGGACGAATTCGCTCTG AAGGGTCTGAGGACACTTGTGGTGGCCTACAGGCTCTTCAGCGCGGAGGAGTATAAGGAAGTAGAACGGCGGCTCCACGGGGCTAGAACTGCTCTCCAGCAGAGAGAAGAGAAGCTTAGTGAAGCCTTTAACTTTATAGAGAAAGACCTGCAATTGCTCGGAGCCACTGGAGTGGAAGACAA GCTGCAGGAGAAGGTCCAGGAGACGATTGAGGCTCTGCGATTGGCTGGAATTAAAGTATGGGTGCTAACAGGAGATAAACATGAGACAGCGGTCAGTGTTAGTCTGTCCTGCGGCCACTTTCATCGCACTATGAACATCCTGGAGCTTGTGCAGCAGAAATCTGATCATGAGTGTGCAGAGCAGCTACGCAGACTGGCAcgcag gatCAAAGAGGACCATGTAATCCAGCACGGGTTGGTGGTGGATGGTGCAAGTCTCTCTCTGGCTCTGCGTGAACATGAAAAGCtctttatggaagtgtgtaagAACTGCTCTGCTGTGCTCTGCTGCAGGATGGCACCACTGCAGAAAGCCAAG GTGGTGCGCTTGCTGAAGACGTCTCCAGAAAAACCCATTACATTAGCCATCGGTGATGGAGCCAATGATGTCAGTATGATCCAGGAAGCCCATGTAGGGATTG GTATCATGGGAAAAGAAGGAAGACAGGCTGTGCGAAACAGTGACTATGCAATCGCTAGGTTTAAATTCCTCGCCAAGTTATTGCTCGTCCACGGACACTTCTACTACATTCGAATAGCAACGCTCGTGCAGTACTTTTTCTACAAG aaTGTGTGCTTTATCACACCGCAGTTTTTATACCAGTTCTTCTGTCTGTTTTCACAACAA ACGCTGTATGACAGTGTGTATCTCACACTCTACAACATCTGCTTCACCTCCCTCCCCATCCTGGTGTACAGTCTCTTTGAACAGTTGGTTCATCCTCATATTCTACAGAGCAAGCCAGCACTTTACAG AGATATCAGTAAGAACTCGCTGCTGTCCTTCAAAACCTTTTTGTATTGGACCATCCTGGGCTTCTGCCACGCCTTCGTCTTCTTCTTTGGCTGCTACATCCTGATGGGAGAGGACACAAGTCTGATGGGAAATGGGCAG ATGTTTGGAAACTGGACGTTCGGTACGTTGGTGTTCACTGTTATGGTCATTACAGTAACATTAAAG CTGGCGCTAGAGACACACTTCTGGACATGGATGAACCATTTTGTCACGTGGGGCTCCATTGCTTTCTACTTCATATTCTCCTTGTTCTATGGAGGAATTATATG GCCATTCCTTCACACACAGGACATGTATTTTGTCTTCGTCCAGCTGATGTCAAGCGGCTCGGCCTGGTtcgccatcatcatcatcgtcatcacctgcctgtcccctgatgtcataaaaaaagtgttttacagACACCTGCAGCCCACCAGCACACAGAAGTCTCAG ATGGAAGAGGATAAAGTTTCAGTCGGCTCAGAATATGACTCTGCTGAAAGCAGGGACAGAGGGGAGGACAATTGGCAACTGCTAGCTGCTTCCCCTTCCTCTACCCATCATGCAGTCCCCCCCTTTCCCTAG
- the atp11b gene encoding phospholipid-transporting ATPase IF isoform X2, whose product MLRWIRQQLGFDPPHQSDTRTVYIANRFPQHGHYIPQRFADNRIISSKYTIWNFIPKNLFEQFRRIANFYFLIIFLVQLMIDTPTSPVTSGLPLFFVITVTAIKQGYEDWLRHKADNEVNGAPVFVVRSGGLVQTRSKNIRVGDIVRVAKDETFPADLVLLSSDRAEGTCHITTASLDGETNLKTHYAVPETAVSQSVSRLEALQAVVECQQPEPDLYRFVGRITVTQYGEEIVRPLGPENLLLRGARLKNTKEIFGVAVYTGMESKMALNYKCKSQKRSAVEKSMNTFLIIYLSILLFEAVLSTILKYAWQAENKWDEPFYNKKTETERNSSQILKFISDFLAFLVLYNFIIPISLYVTVEMQKFLGSFFIGWDLDLYHEESDQKAQVNTSDLNEELGQVEYVFTDKTGTLTENEMQFRECSINGVKYQEINSKLVPEGMTEDVPDIGSVSRLSREEELFLKAVSLCHTVQISYDQTDGVSDPFSHANGFTPQMEYYASSPDEKALVEATKRMGVAFAGSNGEIMEIKTFGKSEKYKLLHVLEFDANRRRMSVILQAPSGEKVLFTKGAESSVLPYAKSGEIEKTRVHVDEFALKGLRTLVVAYRLFSAEEYKEVERRLHGARTALQQREEKLSEAFNFIEKDLQLLGATGVEDKLQEKVQETIEALRLAGIKVWVLTGDKHETAVSVSLSCGHFHRTMNILELVQQKSDHECAEQLRRLARRIKEDHVIQHGLVVDGASLSLALREHEKLFMEVCKNCSAVLCCRMAPLQKAKVVRLLKTSPEKPITLAIGDGANDVSMIQEAHVGIGIMGKEGRQAVRNSDYAIARFKFLAKLLLVHGHFYYIRIATLVQYFFYKNVCFITPQFLYQFFCLFSQQTLYDSVYLTLYNICFTSLPILVYSLFEQLVHPHILQSKPALYRDISKNSLLSFKTFLYWTILGFCHAFVFFFGCYILMGEDTSLMGNGQMFGNWTFGTLVFTVMVITVTLKLALETHFWTWMNHFVTWGSIAFYFIFSLFYGGIIWPFLHTQDMYFVFVQLMSSGSAWFAIIIIVITCLSPDVIKKVFYRHLQPTSTQKSQMYSNRVAIGDDYIALQPLSRAKNQLGKIRWKRIKFQSAQNMTLLKAGTEGRTIGNC is encoded by the exons GGTTTTGACCCGCCGCATCAAAGTGACACCAGAACCGTTTACATCGCAAACCGCTTCCCTCAACATGGACATTACATTCCACAGAGGTTTGCGGACAACAGAATCATCTCCTCCAAG TACACCATATGGAACTTCATTCCCAAAAATCTGTTCGAACAGTTCAGAAGGATAGCCAATTTTTACTTCCTCATCATCTTCCTTGTCCAG TTAATGATAGACACACCAACTTCCCCTGTGACAAGTGGACTTCCCTTATTTTTTGTCATCACAGTAACTGCCATTAAACAG ggcTACGAGGACTGGCTGAGACACAAAGCCGATAATGAAGTAAACGGTGCTCCAGTATTTGTGGTGCGCAGTGGCGGTTTGGTGCAGACTCGCTCCAAGAATATACGA GTTGGAGACATAGTGCGAGTAGCAAAAGATGAAACGTTTCCAGCTGATTTGGTGCTTCTGTCTTCAGACCGCGCAGAGGGGACGTGTCACATCACAACAGCCAGTTTAGATGGAGAGACAAATCTGAAG ACTCACTACGCGGTACCGGAGACGGCTGTGTCCCAGTCTGTGTCACGGCTCGAGGCCCTGCAGGCCGTGGTGGAGTGCCAGCAGCCTGAGCCTGATTTATACAG ATTTGTTGGAAGAATCACAGTAACACAATATGGAGAAGAGATTGTCAG ACCTCTAGGACCAGAAAACCTCCTGCTTCGAGGGGCTCGATTGAAAAACACCAAAGAGATCTTTG GTGTGGCTGTGTACACAGGCATGGAGTCCAAGATGGCTCTGAATTACAAGTGCAAGTCCCAGAAGCGCTCAGCAGTAGAGAA ATCGATGAACACATTTCTCATCATCTATTTGAGCATCCTGCTTTTTGAGGCTGTCCTTAGCACCATTTTGAAATACGCCTGGCAAGCAGAGAACAAATGGGACGAGCCATTCTACAACaagaagacagagacagaacGCAACAGCAGCCAG ATTTTGAAGTTCATCTCTGATTTCCTGGCCTTTCTGGTACTGTACAACTTCATTATCCCTATCTCACTGTATGTCACTGTGGAGATGCAGAAGTTTCTGGGTTCCTTCTTTATCGGCTGGGATCTCGACCTCTACCACGAGGAGAGTGACCAAAAAGCCCAGGTCAACACTTCTGACCTCAATGAGGAGCTCgggcag GTGGAGTATGTTTTTACTGACAAGACAGGAACTTTGACCgaaaatgaaatgcagtttCGTGAATGCTCCATTAACGGCGTCAAATACCAAGAGATTAACAGCAAATTGGTCCCCGAGGGAATGACGGAGGACGTCCCGGACATCGGATCTGTTTCTCGCCTG agcAGGGAAGAGGAGCTGTTCCTGAAAGCAGTCTCTCTGTGCCACACAGTTCAGATCAGTTATGATCAGACAGACGGTGTGTCTGATCCTTTCTCACACGCTAATGGATTCACCCCTCAGATGGAGTACTACGCCTCCTCTCCTGATGAGAAAGCCCTCGTGGAAGCCACCAAGAG GATGGGCGTGGCCTTTGCTGGAAGTAATGGAGAAATCATGGAGATCAAAACATTCGGCAAATCAGAAAA GTATAAACTACTTCATGTATTAGAGTTTGATGCAAACCGAAGGCGCATGAGTGTGATATTACAGGCTCCCTCAG GGGAGAAGGTGTTATTCACTAAAGGAGCCGAGTCCTCTGTTCTTCCCTACGCCAAGAGTGGAGAGATCGAGAAGACCAGAGTGCATGTGGACGAATTCGCTCTG AAGGGTCTGAGGACACTTGTGGTGGCCTACAGGCTCTTCAGCGCGGAGGAGTATAAGGAAGTAGAACGGCGGCTCCACGGGGCTAGAACTGCTCTCCAGCAGAGAGAAGAGAAGCTTAGTGAAGCCTTTAACTTTATAGAGAAAGACCTGCAATTGCTCGGAGCCACTGGAGTGGAAGACAA GCTGCAGGAGAAGGTCCAGGAGACGATTGAGGCTCTGCGATTGGCTGGAATTAAAGTATGGGTGCTAACAGGAGATAAACATGAGACAGCGGTCAGTGTTAGTCTGTCCTGCGGCCACTTTCATCGCACTATGAACATCCTGGAGCTTGTGCAGCAGAAATCTGATCATGAGTGTGCAGAGCAGCTACGCAGACTGGCAcgcag gatCAAAGAGGACCATGTAATCCAGCACGGGTTGGTGGTGGATGGTGCAAGTCTCTCTCTGGCTCTGCGTGAACATGAAAAGCtctttatggaagtgtgtaagAACTGCTCTGCTGTGCTCTGCTGCAGGATGGCACCACTGCAGAAAGCCAAG GTGGTGCGCTTGCTGAAGACGTCTCCAGAAAAACCCATTACATTAGCCATCGGTGATGGAGCCAATGATGTCAGTATGATCCAGGAAGCCCATGTAGGGATTG GTATCATGGGAAAAGAAGGAAGACAGGCTGTGCGAAACAGTGACTATGCAATCGCTAGGTTTAAATTCCTCGCCAAGTTATTGCTCGTCCACGGACACTTCTACTACATTCGAATAGCAACGCTCGTGCAGTACTTTTTCTACAAG aaTGTGTGCTTTATCACACCGCAGTTTTTATACCAGTTCTTCTGTCTGTTTTCACAACAA ACGCTGTATGACAGTGTGTATCTCACACTCTACAACATCTGCTTCACCTCCCTCCCCATCCTGGTGTACAGTCTCTTTGAACAGTTGGTTCATCCTCATATTCTACAGAGCAAGCCAGCACTTTACAG AGATATCAGTAAGAACTCGCTGCTGTCCTTCAAAACCTTTTTGTATTGGACCATCCTGGGCTTCTGCCACGCCTTCGTCTTCTTCTTTGGCTGCTACATCCTGATGGGAGAGGACACAAGTCTGATGGGAAATGGGCAG ATGTTTGGAAACTGGACGTTCGGTACGTTGGTGTTCACTGTTATGGTCATTACAGTAACATTAAAG CTGGCGCTAGAGACACACTTCTGGACATGGATGAACCATTTTGTCACGTGGGGCTCCATTGCTTTCTACTTCATATTCTCCTTGTTCTATGGAGGAATTATATG GCCATTCCTTCACACACAGGACATGTATTTTGTCTTCGTCCAGCTGATGTCAAGCGGCTCGGCCTGGTtcgccatcatcatcatcgtcatcacctgcctgtcccctgatgtcataaaaaaagtgttttacagACACCTGCAGCCCACCAGCACACAGAAGTCTCAG ATGTACTCCAACCGAGTTGCTATAGGTGACGACTACATCGCTCTGCAGCCGCTCTCCAGAGCCAAGAATCAGCTGGGCAAGATTAG ATGGAAGAGGATAAAGTTTCAGTCGGCTCAGAATATGACTCTGCTGAAAGCAGGGACAGAGGGGAGGACAATTGGCAACTGCTAG